One genomic region from Streptomyces sp. NBC_00457 encodes:
- a CDS encoding FAD-dependent oxidoreductase, whose product MLRVAVVGSGPSGVYTAQSLVQLHSDVFVDVLDRLPCPYGLVRYGVAPDHEKIKSLQNNLRAVLEHERVRFLGGVEVGPGGVPAARLRELYHAVVYCVGAATDRHLGIPGEDLPGSWSATEFVSWYSAHPDATADGFVLGARSAVVIGVGNVAVDVTRMLARGQAELSPTDMPQAALTALAASRVTEVSMVGRRGPSQARFTTKELRELGALPDTEVRVEPAELALDPAYADPSGLPAANRRNVEVLRGWAETPVKDADHHIRLRFFLRPVELLAEPDSGRVGAVRFERTQPDTHGGVTGTGHYEDIEAQLVLRSVGYRGVPLEGLPFDTTTGTVPHLAGRVLRENLVAPGEYVAGWIKRGPTGVIGTNRPDAKETVTSLIEDADVLVQKDLPDDPLTALRAQGTEPVEWTGWQAIERAEAELGASLGRGVVKLPDWQSLMNAAHGNAG is encoded by the coding sequence GTGCTTCGTGTCGCCGTCGTCGGCTCCGGGCCGAGCGGGGTCTACACCGCCCAGAGCCTCGTCCAGCTCCACTCCGACGTGTTCGTGGACGTCCTGGACCGGCTGCCGTGCCCGTACGGCCTGGTCCGCTACGGGGTGGCACCGGACCACGAGAAGATCAAGTCGCTGCAGAACAACCTCCGGGCGGTCCTGGAACACGAGCGGGTGCGCTTCCTCGGCGGCGTCGAGGTGGGCCCCGGCGGGGTGCCGGCCGCGAGGCTGCGCGAGCTGTACCACGCGGTCGTGTACTGCGTGGGCGCCGCGACCGACCGGCATCTGGGGATCCCCGGTGAGGATCTGCCCGGCAGCTGGTCGGCGACCGAGTTCGTGTCCTGGTACAGCGCCCACCCGGACGCCACCGCCGACGGCTTCGTGCTCGGCGCACGCTCCGCGGTGGTCATCGGCGTCGGCAACGTGGCCGTGGACGTCACCCGCATGCTGGCCCGCGGCCAGGCCGAGCTGAGCCCCACCGACATGCCGCAGGCGGCGCTCACCGCACTGGCGGCGAGCCGGGTGACCGAGGTCAGCATGGTCGGCCGCCGCGGCCCTTCCCAGGCCCGCTTCACCACCAAGGAACTCCGCGAACTCGGCGCCCTCCCGGACACCGAAGTACGGGTCGAGCCCGCCGAGTTGGCACTGGACCCGGCCTACGCCGACCCCTCCGGCCTGCCCGCGGCGAACCGCCGCAACGTGGAGGTGCTGCGCGGCTGGGCCGAGACCCCGGTGAAGGACGCCGACCACCACATCCGGCTGCGCTTCTTCCTGCGCCCCGTCGAACTCCTCGCCGAGCCCGACTCCGGCCGCGTGGGCGCGGTGCGCTTCGAGCGGACGCAGCCCGACACCCACGGCGGCGTGACCGGCACCGGCCACTACGAGGACATCGAGGCCCAGCTGGTCCTCCGCTCGGTCGGCTACCGCGGCGTCCCTCTGGAAGGCCTCCCCTTCGACACGACGACCGGCACGGTCCCCCATCTCGCCGGCCGCGTACTCCGCGAGAACCTCGTCGCGCCGGGCGAGTACGTGGCGGGCTGGATCAAGCGGGGCCCCACAGGCGTCATCGGCACGAACCGTCCGGACGCCAAGGAAACGGTGACATCACTGATCGAGGACGCCGACGTACTCGTACAGAAGGATCTTCCTGATGACCCGCTGACGGCACTGCGAGCCCAGGGGACCGAGCCGGTGGAATGGACGGGCTGGCAGGCGATCGAGCGGGCAGAGGCGGAGCTGGGTGCATCACTTGGCAGGGGCGTGGTAAAGCTCCCCGACTGGCAGTCACTCATGAACGCCGCACACGGCAACGCCGGTTAA
- a CDS encoding cation-translocating P-type ATPase, giving the protein MGVLTGAATALSGAVLAGPRLLVHGAAPGVGVAAGAVAGTARAGVRGADQVVRMTRVARRALPGGDHTWRSGHRTHLPLRPAEPERVRRAGGMAKAARKVATALAERPDVAYAYWDGGLTRLVVAVSEAAVSERVEQKAHALAAELGLEPVDEPTEEFTHPGDPVLVRTSAAALAADAAGVVVAVAGSALRLPPSPRAVTAVVTLLRENPRFRAWLRERFGFSRMDLILAVSNAAVHGAGRTPTSLVLDAGLRSVQLAEALARAAAFDAVHDRVCGPEREDVSPERFPRPPLRTTPAHEYAVHAETGSVVGAAVTLLVKRDGTEAAEAVLAGSPKAARYGPAAFHAALGCALARTGVLVRHMERMRQLGTVTSVFLHPSALHTPDGAADPWAEAVLDAARRAGLRVVVTDDPSLGDFTALADHVVSAERSFSRTVNELRGRGGVLTVARPGSADDTDTLSGLLAGDVAVALADGDAAVAWGADVVAPGGLADVWRLLAAVPVARKVGRCSQTLARSGAALSGLMVAVGESGRGTGSPLPGLRHAPVDLSAALALVSGARDAVGVAATRAPRPRARVAWHELKAKDVRQRLEHRLEEPPTPAAEATAKVRQAVKSVGRNPVFAPAKGALQLGRAVRGELDDPLTPVLAVGSAASAILGSVVDALLVVGALDLNALVGGIQRLRAERALSGLLAEQKQKARVAPNGNSDDRHTVDAARLRPGDVIELQADDVVPADARLLWEDGLEVDESALTGESLPADKQTAPTPRAPVADRSCMVYEGTTVVAGQARAVVVETGDHTEAARAVHLAARKPPAAGVQARLQELTRKAMPLTMAGGAAVTGLALLRGTPIRRAVSGGVAVAVAAVPEGLPLVATVAQLAAARRLSKQGVLVRAPRTLEALGRMDTICFDKTGTLTQNKLRLVRVTDPDGTARKPDEAVDSATLRVAVRACPEPEEGPDQPVHSTDEAVLDAAGRDPEWQQTEGRPFEAGRGYAGAVGHAADGIREFVVKGAPEIVLPACRDLPEDASRTAQSLARDGLRVLAVARRRLGDDEKDADVCEEPLSDLEFTGLLALADAARETSTALVHGLREAGVRPVMLTGDHPQTARAIAIELGWPDDTAVVTGDELAAADRSERARMLQDVDVVARVAPEQKLQVVEALMDAGRVVGMVGDGANDAAAIRAADIGVGISARGSAAARNAADLVLTHDDLTVLVEAVVEGRALWHSVADAIAILIGGNAGEVGFGILGTLLAGAAPLSTRQMLLVNLFTDLFPAMAVAVTPQKEGETDVSAPLGKTLLGTPLMRQIRHRALTTCLGAVAAWLIGRFTPGTARRTTTMALCAVVGTQLAQTLADRSGSPLVRVTSFGSAAALVLLVQTPGVSHALGCTPLGPVAWTGVVAAIALAVTGQRVMPELERAVVRLSR; this is encoded by the coding sequence ATGGGAGTGCTGACGGGGGCTGCCACGGCCCTGTCCGGTGCGGTGCTGGCGGGGCCGCGGTTGCTGGTTCACGGGGCCGCGCCCGGTGTGGGTGTGGCCGCCGGAGCGGTGGCCGGGACGGCGCGGGCCGGTGTGCGAGGGGCGGACCAGGTCGTCAGGATGACGCGGGTGGCCCGCAGGGCGCTGCCGGGCGGTGACCACACCTGGCGGTCCGGTCACCGGACCCATCTGCCGCTCCGGCCGGCCGAGCCGGAGCGGGTGCGGCGGGCGGGCGGGATGGCGAAGGCGGCGCGCAAGGTGGCCACGGCGCTGGCGGAACGGCCGGACGTGGCCTACGCCTACTGGGACGGCGGCCTCACCCGGCTGGTCGTGGCCGTGAGTGAGGCGGCCGTGTCCGAACGGGTGGAGCAGAAAGCGCATGCGCTTGCCGCCGAACTCGGTCTTGAGCCGGTGGACGAACCGACGGAGGAATTCACGCATCCCGGCGACCCGGTCCTCGTACGGACCAGCGCGGCGGCACTCGCGGCCGACGCGGCGGGCGTCGTGGTCGCGGTGGCCGGCTCCGCCCTGCGACTGCCGCCCTCGCCCCGGGCCGTCACGGCGGTGGTGACCCTGCTGCGCGAGAACCCCCGCTTCCGGGCCTGGCTGCGCGAACGGTTCGGGTTCTCCCGCATGGACCTGATCCTGGCGGTGTCGAACGCCGCGGTCCATGGCGCGGGCCGCACCCCGACGTCCCTCGTGCTCGACGCGGGCCTGCGCTCGGTACAGCTCGCGGAGGCGCTCGCACGCGCGGCCGCGTTCGACGCGGTCCACGACCGGGTCTGCGGACCCGAGCGGGAGGACGTGTCCCCGGAGCGGTTCCCGCGCCCACCGCTACGCACCACCCCGGCGCACGAGTACGCGGTCCACGCCGAGACGGGCAGCGTGGTCGGCGCGGCCGTGACACTGCTGGTGAAGCGCGACGGCACCGAGGCGGCCGAAGCGGTCCTCGCGGGCTCCCCGAAAGCGGCACGCTACGGACCCGCCGCCTTCCACGCCGCACTGGGCTGCGCGTTGGCCCGCACCGGCGTGCTGGTCCGCCACATGGAACGCATGCGGCAGCTGGGGACGGTCACCAGCGTGTTCCTGCACCCGAGCGCGCTGCACACCCCCGACGGCGCCGCGGACCCCTGGGCCGAGGCCGTCCTGGACGCGGCACGGCGGGCCGGACTCCGGGTCGTCGTGACGGACGATCCCTCGCTCGGCGACTTCACCGCCCTCGCCGACCACGTGGTGTCCGCCGAACGGTCCTTCAGCCGGACGGTGAACGAACTGCGCGGTCGCGGCGGTGTCCTGACCGTGGCCCGGCCGGGCTCGGCCGATGACACGGACACCCTGTCCGGGCTGCTCGCCGGCGATGTGGCCGTCGCGCTCGCCGACGGTGACGCGGCCGTGGCCTGGGGCGCGGACGTGGTGGCGCCGGGCGGTCTGGCCGACGTATGGCGGCTGCTCGCGGCCGTACCGGTGGCGCGGAAGGTCGGGCGGTGTTCGCAGACGCTGGCCCGGTCCGGCGCCGCGCTGTCCGGACTGATGGTGGCCGTGGGCGAGTCCGGGCGCGGCACCGGCTCGCCGCTGCCCGGCCTGCGGCACGCGCCCGTCGACTTGAGCGCGGCGCTGGCCCTGGTGTCCGGGGCGCGAGATGCCGTAGGCGTCGCGGCCACCCGCGCGCCACGCCCCCGGGCGCGGGTGGCCTGGCACGAGCTGAAGGCGAAGGACGTACGACAGCGGCTGGAGCACCGGCTGGAAGAGCCGCCGACTCCGGCGGCCGAGGCGACCGCCAAGGTGCGGCAGGCAGTCAAAAGCGTCGGCCGCAACCCGGTGTTCGCGCCGGCCAAGGGGGCGCTGCAGCTGGGCCGGGCCGTACGGGGCGAGCTGGACGACCCGCTCACCCCGGTGCTGGCCGTCGGCTCGGCCGCGTCGGCGATCCTCGGCTCGGTCGTGGACGCCCTGCTCGTCGTCGGCGCCCTCGACCTGAACGCCCTGGTCGGCGGCATACAAAGGCTGCGGGCCGAACGGGCTCTGTCCGGGCTGCTCGCGGAACAGAAGCAGAAGGCACGCGTCGCACCCAACGGGAACTCGGACGATCGGCACACCGTCGACGCCGCACGCCTCAGGCCCGGCGACGTGATCGAGCTGCAGGCCGACGACGTCGTACCGGCTGACGCCCGCCTGCTGTGGGAGGACGGCCTGGAGGTCGACGAGTCCGCGCTGACCGGCGAATCCCTGCCCGCGGACAAACAGACCGCCCCGACCCCGCGCGCGCCCGTCGCCGACCGCAGCTGCATGGTGTACGAGGGCACGACCGTGGTGGCCGGACAGGCCCGTGCCGTCGTGGTGGAGACCGGCGACCACACCGAGGCCGCCCGCGCGGTCCACCTCGCCGCACGCAAGCCGCCGGCCGCCGGGGTGCAGGCCCGCCTGCAGGAACTCACCCGCAAGGCAATGCCGTTGACCATGGCGGGCGGCGCCGCCGTGACCGGCCTCGCGCTGCTGCGCGGCACACCGATCCGCCGGGCGGTGAGCGGCGGGGTCGCGGTCGCGGTGGCCGCCGTCCCCGAAGGGCTGCCGCTGGTGGCCACGGTCGCGCAACTGGCCGCCGCCCGCCGGCTCAGCAAGCAGGGCGTGCTGGTCCGCGCCCCGCGCACCCTGGAAGCCCTCGGCCGGATGGACACCATCTGCTTCGACAAGACGGGCACCCTCACCCAGAACAAGCTGCGCCTCGTCCGCGTCACCGACCCGGACGGCACCGCCCGCAAGCCGGACGAGGCCGTCGACTCGGCCACCCTGCGCGTGGCGGTGCGCGCCTGCCCCGAGCCCGAGGAGGGCCCCGACCAGCCGGTCCACTCCACCGACGAGGCGGTCCTGGACGCGGCCGGGCGCGACCCGGAGTGGCAGCAGACCGAGGGCAGGCCGTTCGAGGCCGGGCGCGGATACGCCGGAGCCGTGGGCCACGCGGCCGACGGGATACGGGAGTTCGTGGTCAAGGGCGCCCCGGAGATCGTCCTGCCCGCCTGCCGCGACCTGCCGGAAGACGCCTCGCGTACGGCGCAGTCGCTGGCCCGCGACGGACTGCGGGTCCTCGCGGTCGCGCGACGGCGCCTGGGCGACGACGAGAAGGACGCGGACGTCTGCGAAGAGCCCCTGTCCGACCTGGAGTTCACCGGTCTGCTCGCGCTCGCCGACGCGGCGCGCGAGACATCGACCGCCCTGGTCCACGGGCTGCGTGAGGCGGGCGTACGACCCGTCATGCTGACCGGCGACCATCCGCAGACGGCGCGGGCGATCGCCATCGAGCTGGGCTGGCCCGATGACACGGCCGTCGTCACCGGCGACGAACTGGCCGCCGCGGACCGCTCCGAGCGCGCCCGGATGCTGCAGGACGTGGACGTCGTGGCGCGCGTCGCGCCCGAGCAGAAGCTCCAGGTCGTCGAGGCCCTGATGGACGCGGGCCGGGTGGTCGGCATGGTCGGCGACGGCGCCAACGACGCGGCCGCCATCCGCGCCGCCGACATCGGCGTCGGCATCAGCGCCCGCGGCTCGGCCGCCGCCCGCAACGCCGCCGACCTGGTGCTCACCCACGACGACCTCACGGTGCTCGTCGAGGCCGTCGTCGAGGGCCGCGCCCTGTGGCACAGCGTCGCCGACGCGATCGCCATCCTGATCGGCGGCAACGCGGGTGAGGTGGGCTTCGGGATCCTCGGCACGCTGCTCGCCGGCGCCGCGCCGCTGTCCACCCGTCAGATGCTGCTGGTGAACCTGTTCACGGACCTGTTCCCGGCGATGGCGGTGGCGGTGACACCGCAGAAGGAGGGGGAGACCGACGTCAGCGCGCCGCTGGGCAAGACCCTGCTCGGCACACCGCTGATGCGGCAGATCCGCCACCGGGCGCTGACGACCTGTCTGGGCGCGGTCGCGGCCTGGCTCATCGGCCGGTTCACGCCGGGGACGGCCCGCAGGACCACGACGATGGCCCTGTGCGCGGTCGTCGGCACCCAGCTCGCCCAGACCCTGGCCGACCGCAGCGGCTCCCCGCTGGTCCGCGTCACCTCCTTCGGCTCCGCCGCCGCCCTCGTCCTGCTGGTGCAGACCCCGGGCGTGAGCCATGCCCTCGGCTGCACACCGCTGGGCCCGGTCGCCTGGACCGGCGTCGTGGCGGCCATCGCACTGGCGGTGACCGGACAGCGGGTGATGCCGGAGCTGGAGCGGGCGGTGGTACGGCTGAGCCGGTAA
- a CDS encoding DUF6214 family protein, which translates to MSVWPAWEVREDGAAGDDAGVTSWWGVRLAFPDGAQVDLLAVVSDAGVCIEDVRAQPALSLDDLAVLAEWVEGPLSEMCGEPAGRPGASRHARPAWPRGIAGQWLVAREYRAAQEKGVDPVLAVMGATGHSRRRSLSLIAQARDAGFLTARHARR; encoded by the coding sequence GTGTCCGTCTGGCCCGCGTGGGAAGTGCGGGAAGACGGAGCCGCTGGGGACGACGCCGGCGTGACGTCCTGGTGGGGCGTTCGGCTGGCGTTCCCGGACGGTGCGCAGGTCGACCTGCTCGCCGTGGTGTCCGACGCCGGGGTCTGTATCGAGGACGTGCGGGCCCAGCCGGCGCTGTCCCTCGACGACCTGGCGGTGCTCGCCGAGTGGGTCGAGGGCCCGCTCTCCGAGATGTGCGGGGAGCCCGCCGGTCGGCCGGGGGCCTCGCGGCATGCCCGGCCCGCCTGGCCGCGCGGCATCGCGGGGCAGTGGCTGGTGGCCCGGGAGTACCGCGCGGCACAGGAGAAGGGCGTCGACCCCGTCCTCGCGGTGATGGGCGCGACCGGCCACAGTCGGCGCAGGTCGCTCAGCCTGATCGCCCAGGCCCGCGACGCCGGATTCCTGACGGCGCGTCACGCACGCCGCTGA
- a CDS encoding DUF305 domain-containing protein: MKLFTRSFTAVLAAIAVLALGSCDSGSDADSAPESGPSVIVPGKPGEANQTMSAEDAAEQRADDDSPNAADVSFARMMIEHHTQALEMTELAPDRAESTKIKKLAERIAAAQKPEIEGMKGWLKTHGQKETGGGHDHATMPGMATEGQLSNLRKAKGKAFDQLFITLMITHHEGAVTMATEVKAQGNNIQIEEMADDTVAQQTSEINRMRDLP; the protein is encoded by the coding sequence ATGAAGCTTTTCACTCGATCGTTTACGGCTGTCCTGGCCGCCATCGCCGTTCTGGCGCTGGGAAGTTGCGACTCCGGATCCGACGCCGACTCCGCCCCTGAGAGCGGTCCCTCGGTGATCGTGCCGGGCAAGCCCGGCGAGGCGAACCAGACGATGTCCGCCGAGGACGCCGCAGAGCAGCGCGCCGACGACGACTCCCCCAACGCCGCGGACGTGTCGTTCGCCCGCATGATGATCGAGCACCACACCCAGGCCCTGGAGATGACCGAACTCGCCCCGGACCGCGCCGAGTCGACGAAGATCAAGAAGCTGGCCGAGCGGATCGCGGCCGCGCAGAAGCCCGAGATCGAGGGCATGAAGGGCTGGCTGAAGACGCACGGCCAGAAGGAGACGGGCGGCGGACACGACCACGCCACGATGCCAGGGATGGCGACCGAGGGTCAGCTCAGCAACTTGCGCAAGGCCAAAGGGAAGGCGTTCGACCAGCTCTTCATCACCCTCATGATCACCCATCACGAAGGGGCGGTCACCATGGCCACGGAGGTGAAGGCGCAGGGCAACAACATCCAGATCGAGGAGATGGCGGACGACACGGTCGCCCAGCAGACGAGCGAGATCAACCGGATGCGGGACCTGCCATGA
- a CDS encoding LVIVD repeat-containing protein — protein MILLNDPRTRHRRLGVGAVAVGLLAALLTGGPAAATPDPGDGPAKQKEVSESTQAEVRRSLESGEIPGQDEIVHSANIQHVTNIPKDVLPGTNSDLAFQGRYAFAGNYDGFRIFDISNPKAPKTVSQVLCPGSQNDISVSGDLLFLSTDSSRSDSSCSSTTQPATEKSSWEGMKVFDISDKANPRYVAAVETACGSHTHTLVPDRRNIYVYVSSYSPSATYPDCQPPHDGISVIKVPRKAPEKAAMVGFPVLFPGEGPDGGGNPGAPTNPGVSKTTGCHDITVLPSKDLAAGACMGDGILFSIADPEHPKVIDRVQDNVNFAFWHSATFNQRANKVIFTDELGGGGAATCNEEIGPNRGADGIYDLVGKGDKRKLVFRSYFKIDRHQADTEVCVAHNGSLIPVKGRDIMVQAWYQGGVSVWDFTNSAKPKEIAYFERGPLTTDRVTTAGSWSAYYYNGYIYSNDIAKGLDVLKINDRRTDPAKWVRMSELNVQTQPDYFD, from the coding sequence GTGATCCTGTTGAACGATCCCCGAACGCGGCACAGACGCCTGGGAGTCGGCGCTGTCGCCGTCGGGCTGCTGGCCGCGCTGCTCACGGGCGGTCCGGCGGCCGCGACCCCCGACCCGGGGGACGGCCCGGCGAAGCAGAAGGAGGTCTCCGAGAGCACCCAGGCCGAGGTGAGACGGTCCCTCGAGAGCGGCGAGATACCCGGCCAGGACGAGATCGTCCACTCCGCCAACATCCAGCACGTGACGAACATCCCCAAGGACGTGCTGCCCGGCACCAATTCGGACCTCGCCTTCCAGGGCAGGTACGCCTTCGCCGGCAACTACGACGGCTTCCGGATCTTCGACATCAGCAACCCGAAGGCCCCGAAGACGGTCTCCCAGGTGCTGTGTCCCGGCTCGCAGAACGACATCTCGGTCTCCGGCGACCTGCTCTTCCTGTCCACCGACTCCTCGCGCAGCGACAGCAGTTGCAGCAGCACCACGCAGCCCGCGACCGAGAAGTCCTCGTGGGAGGGCATGAAGGTCTTCGACATCAGCGACAAGGCCAACCCGAGGTACGTCGCCGCCGTGGAGACCGCCTGCGGCTCGCACACCCACACGCTGGTGCCCGACCGCCGGAACATCTACGTCTACGTCTCCTCCTACTCACCGAGCGCCACCTACCCCGACTGCCAGCCACCGCACGACGGCATCTCGGTCATCAAGGTCCCGCGCAAGGCCCCCGAGAAGGCCGCCATGGTGGGCTTCCCGGTCCTCTTCCCCGGTGAGGGACCCGACGGCGGCGGCAACCCGGGCGCGCCCACCAACCCCGGCGTCTCGAAGACCACCGGCTGCCACGACATCACCGTGCTGCCCTCGAAGGACCTGGCCGCGGGCGCCTGCATGGGCGACGGCATCCTGTTCTCCATCGCGGACCCGGAGCACCCGAAGGTCATCGACCGGGTCCAGGACAACGTCAACTTCGCGTTCTGGCACTCGGCGACCTTCAACCAGCGGGCCAACAAGGTCATCTTCACCGACGAGCTGGGCGGCGGCGGAGCGGCCACCTGCAACGAGGAGATCGGCCCGAACCGCGGTGCCGACGGCATCTACGACCTCGTGGGCAAGGGCGACAAGCGCAAGCTGGTCTTCCGCAGCTACTTCAAGATCGACCGCCACCAGGCGGACACCGAGGTCTGCGTGGCCCACAACGGCTCGCTGATCCCGGTCAAGGGCAGGGACATCATGGTCCAGGCCTGGTACCAGGGCGGCGTCTCCGTCTGGGACTTCACCAACTCCGCCAAGCCGAAGGAGATCGCCTACTTCGAGCGCGGCCCGCTGACCACGGATCGGGTCACGACGGCCGGTTCCTGGTCGGCGTACTACTACAACGGCTACATCTACTCGAACGACATCGCCAAGGGACTCGATGTCCTCAAGATCAACGACCGGCGCACCGACCCGGCGAAGTGGGTGCGGATGAGCGAGCTCAACGTGCAGACACAGCCGGACTACTTCGACTGA
- a CDS encoding NADH:flavin oxidoreductase/NADH oxidase, translated as MSALFQPFRLRDVTVPNRVWMAPMCQYSAAPEGPDTGAPNDWHFAHYAARAAGGTGLILVEATAVSAEGRISPYDLGIWNDTQVEAFRRITRFLVSQGTVPGIQLAHGGRKASTDQPWKGGAPVGPETYGWQPVAPSPVAFDERHPVPDELTVAQIGEVVGQFADAARRALAAGFEVAEIHGAHGYLINEFLSPHSNHRTDAYGGSYENRTRFALEVVDAVREVWPDDKPLFFRISATDWLEDGGWTADDTVRFAADIQAHGIDLLDVSTGGNASGVRIPTGPGYQVPFAARVKAATSLSVAAVGLITDAEQAEKILANDEADAVLLGRELLRNPSWARHAARELGGDVHVPDQYHRSV; from the coding sequence ATGAGCGCCCTCTTCCAGCCTTTCCGCCTGCGCGATGTGACCGTCCCGAACCGGGTCTGGATGGCGCCGATGTGCCAGTACTCGGCCGCACCGGAGGGCCCGGACACCGGGGCCCCCAACGACTGGCACTTCGCCCACTACGCGGCGCGCGCGGCGGGCGGTACGGGCCTGATCCTGGTCGAGGCGACTGCCGTCAGCGCGGAGGGCCGGATCTCCCCGTACGACCTGGGCATCTGGAACGACACGCAGGTCGAGGCGTTCCGCCGGATCACTCGTTTCCTGGTCTCGCAGGGCACGGTGCCCGGGATCCAGCTCGCGCACGGCGGCCGCAAGGCGTCGACCGACCAGCCCTGGAAGGGCGGGGCGCCGGTGGGGCCGGAGACGTACGGCTGGCAGCCGGTGGCGCCGAGCCCGGTCGCGTTCGACGAGCGGCACCCGGTGCCGGACGAGTTGACGGTGGCTCAGATCGGCGAGGTCGTCGGCCAGTTCGCGGACGCCGCCCGCCGTGCTCTCGCCGCCGGTTTCGAGGTCGCCGAGATCCATGGCGCCCACGGCTACCTGATCAACGAGTTCCTCTCGCCGCACTCCAACCACCGCACGGACGCGTACGGCGGCTCGTACGAGAACCGCACCCGTTTCGCCCTCGAGGTCGTCGACGCCGTACGCGAGGTGTGGCCGGACGACAAGCCGCTGTTCTTCCGTATCTCGGCGACCGACTGGCTGGAGGACGGCGGCTGGACCGCTGACGACACCGTCCGTTTCGCCGCCGACATCCAGGCCCACGGCATCGACCTGCTCGACGTCTCCACCGGGGGCAACGCCTCCGGCGTCCGCATCCCGACCGGCCCCGGCTACCAGGTGCCGTTCGCCGCCCGCGTCAAGGCGGCCACCAGCCTGTCCGTCGCCGCCGTCGGCCTGATCACCGACGCCGAACAGGCCGAGAAGATCCTCGCCAACGACGAGGCGGACGCGGTGCTGCTCGGCCGTGAGCTGCTGCGGAACCCGTCCTGGGCGCGGCATGCGGCGCGCGAGCTGGGCGGGGACGTCCATGTGCCGGACCAGTACCACCGCTCGGTCTGA
- a CDS encoding TetR/AcrR family transcriptional regulator: protein MSPRSASVNEELRRRSRERLLQAAVELVGEHGFEATTLGDIADRAGSARGLVSYYFPGKRQLVQSAVHRLMNRTLEEALEREPRTEDGRERMARAIDAILSLARDRPVLMRQHMAGLLQGEGFMPCPEQRRLAELLRDTVARNGSQDVDADYPMLRALLMGAVYAALVPGAPMSLPVLRAELFKRYRLDWALGVPPDTEVASGGTGDTDLSRFFATGERPADQSEPTGQSK, encoded by the coding sequence ATGTCCCCGCGCAGCGCCTCGGTCAATGAAGAGTTGCGGCGGCGTTCCCGGGAGCGGCTTCTGCAGGCGGCGGTCGAACTGGTCGGTGAGCACGGGTTCGAGGCGACGACGCTGGGCGACATCGCGGACAGAGCGGGCTCGGCGCGCGGCCTGGTGTCGTACTACTTCCCCGGCAAACGCCAGCTCGTGCAGTCCGCGGTGCACCGGCTGATGAACCGCACGCTGGAGGAGGCGCTGGAGCGCGAGCCGCGTACCGAGGACGGTCGGGAGCGGATGGCGCGGGCGATCGACGCGATCCTGAGTCTGGCCCGGGACCGGCCCGTGCTCATGCGCCAGCACATGGCCGGGCTGCTGCAGGGCGAGGGATTCATGCCGTGTCCGGAGCAGCGGCGGCTGGCCGAGCTGCTGCGGGACACCGTCGCCCGCAACGGCTCACAGGACGTCGACGCCGACTACCCGATGCTGCGTGCCCTGCTGATGGGTGCGGTCTACGCGGCGCTGGTGCCGGGGGCTCCGATGTCCCTGCCGGTGCTGCGGGCCGAGTTGTTCAAGCGCTATCGGCTGGACTGGGCGCTGGGCGTCCCGCCGGACACCGAGGTGGCGTCCGGCGGGACGGGTGACACGGATCTGTCACGGTTCTTCGCGACCGGCGAGCGGCCGGCGGATCAGTCGGAGCCGACCGGTCAGTCGAAGTAG
- a CDS encoding ArsR/SmtB family transcription factor, with translation MTTAATTSRDLPHPARDEIRLEGILHALADPMRLQIVRELATDGGELSCSRFDLPVTKSTTTHHFRVLRESGVIRQIYRGTAKMNGLRRDDLDGLFPGLLDTLLDAAARQAVRLGD, from the coding sequence GTGACCACCGCCGCCACCACCAGCCGCGATCTTCCGCACCCGGCGCGCGACGAGATCCGGCTGGAGGGCATCCTGCACGCACTCGCCGACCCGATGCGGTTGCAGATCGTGCGAGAGCTCGCCACCGACGGCGGCGAGCTCTCCTGTTCACGCTTCGACCTGCCGGTCACCAAGTCCACGACCACGCACCACTTCCGGGTGCTGCGGGAGAGCGGCGTGATCCGGCAGATCTACCGGGGCACCGCCAAGATGAACGGCCTGCGCCGGGACGACCTGGACGGCCTCTTCCCGGGTCTTCTCGACACCCTCCTCGACGCCGCCGCCCGGCAGGCCGTCCGCCTCGGCGACTGA